The following proteins come from a genomic window of Nicotiana tomentosiformis chromosome 12, ASM39032v3, whole genome shotgun sequence:
- the LOC104087401 gene encoding cell wall / vacuolar inhibitor of fructosidase 1-like: MRNLFPIFMLITNLAFNDNNNSNNIINTTCRATTNYPLCLTTLHSDPRTSEAEGADLTTLGLVMVDAVKLKSIEIMKSIKKLEKSNPELRLPLSQCYIVYYAVLHADVTVAVEALKRGVPKFAENGMVDVAVEAETCEFSFKYNGLVSPVSDMNKEIIELSSVAKSIIRMLL; encoded by the coding sequence ATGAGAAACTTATTCCCCATATTTATGTTAATCACCAATCTAGCATTCAACGACAACAACAACAGTAATAATATCATCAACACGACCTGCAGAGCCACCACAAACTACCCCTTGTGCCTCACCACCCTCCACTCCGATCCCCGTACCTCCGAGGCCGAGGGGGCGGACCTCACCACCCTCGGCCTCGTCATGGTAGACGCGGTAAAATTAAAGTCCATCGAAATAATGAAAAGTATAAAAAAACTCGAAAAATCGAACCCCGAGTTGAGACTACCTCTTAGCCAATGTTACATAGTGTATTATGCTGTTCTACATGCTGATGTAACTGTTGCTGTTGAAGCTTTAAAAAGAGGAGTCCCTAAATTTGCTGAAAATGGAATGGTTGATGTTGCTGTAGAAGCAGAAACTTGTGAGTTTAGTTTTAAGTATAATGGATTGGTTTCTCCAGTTTCTGATATGAATAAGGAGATTATTGAACTGTCTTCTGTGGCTAAATCTATTATTAGAATGCTATTATGA
- the LOC138903420 gene encoding uncharacterized protein produces MYKLLNEQREGEVKSLQAELDASHKKHADLVKQVKIFEVSDDELDTASNGQNSQFQQKVDRVDQFRVEMDEVNVMAEELKGKMDRLASKKKTAREKLASVKAQLRSVKEKAEIRSQNIEDLQSQLGSAVAARDTLAKELEAAKSAAEITRADAEEMVAQYKVDAGVAQERLKAIDEYVRWKSRRKALEKVHARGFDLSAEIENVKRLEVEAKK; encoded by the coding sequence atgtataagcttctcaaCGAGCAACGTGAAGGAGAAGTCAAGAGCCTTCAAGCCGAGTTGGATGCGTCTCACAAAAAACACGCCGACCTGGTGAAACaggtaaaaatctttgaagttagtgatgatgagctaGACACGGCATCTAACGGTCAGAATTCGCAGTTCCAGCAGAAGGTTGATCGGGTCGACCAGTTCCGGGTTGAGATGGACGAGGTCAATGTCATGGCCGAAGAGTTGAAGGGCAAGATGGACCGATTGGCTTCGAAAAAGAAGACTGCCCGGGAGAAGCTGGCCTCGGTAAAGGCCCAACTTCGATCGGTGAAGGAAAAAGCTGAAATCCGATCCCAAAACATCGAAGACCTCCAGTCTCAACTGGGCTCGGCCGTTGCCGCACGGGATACCCTTGCCAAGGAGCTTGAAGCAGCCAAGTCAGCAGCGGAAATAACCAGGGCCGAcgctgaagagatggtggcccaatacaaaGTTGATGCCGGGGTAGCCCAGGAACGCCTGAAGGCCATTGACGAATATGTGAGGTGGAAGTCCCGGAGGAAGGCTCTCGAGAAAGTTCATGCCCGAGGATTCGATTTATCGGCCGAGATAGAAAATGTTAAGAGGCTCGAGGTTGAGGCCAAAAAATAA